A genome region from Pseudanabaena sp. Chao 1811 includes the following:
- a CDS encoding adenylate/guanylate cyclase domain-containing protein: protein MTQSPPSRIPSIDTPATIDVIAESEFPSAKHSQTSLVPSSFPDNSDPTSSALAVTKAGNFASVLAPLTPEKFSQVVNDVEQRLRIVNQTLGMLNTDFDVILDEMLQAIRGKIGELLSADRTTIFLLDADKNQLWTNVPSEDGKNIEIRISTEPTSIAGEVATYGRIVNIPFDFFDDPRSAQAKKQFERTGYRTYSMLAMPLLNDNDQLVAVVQLINKLQINDPSIPLEDRVDNIGFTEEDQALFAQFAPSMRLILESSQAFYSAAQKQRAADALMKAAMSLGQSLDLEATLKKVMDEAKLLMNADRSTLWLIDRDRNDLWTQIVDQHGLTKELRVPMGVGYAGRVAITGEVLNIPFDLYEHPDADNSKKFDQANGYRTCSLLCMPIFNSNKELIGVTQLVNKVQRGDFPEYDPTKWPAAPDRFKASFNSNDEEFMKVFNVQAGVALENAKLFAKVKQEQQMQKDILRSLSDGVISTDKHGKIIAANERAYDLLGVGNTSLEGRSVYELIDIETANFTKWFDTSLAGGDDKSRKQYYPDQTLRSTDGEQHSINISINTMSEGDEGEGVRGALVVMEDISQEKRLKSTMYRYMTQELAEQLLAGGDAKMGGDRKEVSVLFSDIRSYTTLTESLAAEDVVMMLNEYFETMVEAVFNYKGTLDKYIGDAIMAVFGSPLPIPDHAWMAVQTAIDMRHRLQEFNIKRIEKLKPQTQKEIDMATIKIGIGINSDTVISGNIGSTRRMEFTAIGDGVNLGSRLEGASKQYGTDAIISETTYKLCGDRIWVRELDRIQVKGKNQPVSVYELIGLKSDPLSEIQTRIIEHYHAGREHYLARKFSKAVAEFAEVLELDKSNKAANIHITRCQHFLLNAPEDDWDGVWRLTEK, encoded by the coding sequence ATGACACAATCACCCCCTTCTCGCATACCATCCATAGATACGCCCGCTACGATTGATGTGATTGCAGAGAGTGAATTTCCATCTGCCAAGCACAGCCAAACGTCATTAGTTCCATCGAGTTTTCCAGATAATTCCGATCCTACTTCCAGCGCTTTAGCTGTAACAAAGGCTGGTAATTTTGCATCCGTACTTGCCCCACTAACTCCCGAAAAATTCAGCCAAGTTGTTAATGATGTTGAACAAAGGCTGAGGATCGTCAATCAAACCCTCGGAATGCTCAATACCGATTTTGATGTGATCCTTGATGAAATGCTGCAAGCGATTCGCGGCAAAATTGGTGAACTACTTTCCGCCGATCGCACCACAATTTTTTTATTAGATGCCGATAAAAATCAACTCTGGACGAATGTACCCAGCGAAGATGGCAAGAATATTGAAATTCGCATTTCCACTGAGCCAACCAGCATCGCAGGTGAAGTTGCTACCTACGGACGTATCGTTAACATTCCCTTCGATTTTTTTGACGATCCGCGATCGGCTCAAGCCAAGAAGCAATTTGAGCGCACAGGCTATCGTACCTATTCTATGCTTGCCATGCCCTTGTTGAACGATAACGATCAACTAGTGGCTGTGGTGCAACTAATCAATAAATTACAGATTAATGATCCTTCAATTCCCCTAGAAGATCGCGTCGATAACATTGGCTTTACCGAGGAAGATCAAGCCCTATTTGCTCAGTTTGCGCCATCAATGCGGCTCATTTTAGAAAGCTCACAGGCTTTTTATTCTGCTGCCCAAAAGCAACGTGCTGCGGATGCGCTAATGAAAGCGGCGATGTCCCTAGGACAGAGTTTAGACCTAGAGGCAACCTTGAAAAAGGTCATGGATGAAGCCAAGCTCCTGATGAATGCCGATCGCAGTACATTGTGGTTAATCGATCGCGATCGTAACGATCTCTGGACACAAATTGTCGATCAACATGGCTTAACCAAAGAATTGCGCGTGCCAATGGGTGTCGGTTATGCAGGGCGTGTGGCGATTACAGGCGAAGTATTAAATATTCCCTTTGACCTTTACGAACATCCCGATGCCGATAACTCGAAGAAATTTGATCAAGCCAACGGTTATCGTACTTGCAGCTTGCTTTGTATGCCAATTTTTAACTCCAATAAAGAATTGATTGGGGTTACGCAACTGGTTAACAAAGTGCAGCGTGGTGATTTTCCTGAATATGATCCCACCAAATGGCCCGCAGCTCCCGATCGCTTCAAAGCTAGCTTTAATAGCAATGACGAAGAATTTATGAAGGTCTTCAACGTACAAGCTGGCGTAGCTCTGGAAAACGCCAAATTGTTCGCGAAGGTCAAACAAGAGCAGCAAATGCAGAAGGATATTCTGCGGAGTCTATCCGATGGTGTGATCTCTACGGATAAGCATGGCAAAATCATCGCCGCAAATGAACGAGCCTATGACTTACTCGGCGTGGGCAATACTTCCCTCGAAGGGCGATCAGTTTATGAACTCATTGATATTGAAACTGCCAACTTTACAAAGTGGTTTGATACTAGCTTAGCGGGTGGCGATGATAAGTCTCGCAAGCAATATTATCCTGACCAAACCCTCCGTTCTACCGATGGTGAGCAGCACAGCATCAATATCTCCATCAATACTATGTCCGAAGGTGATGAGGGTGAAGGTGTCCGCGGTGCACTCGTAGTCATGGAAGACATTAGCCAAGAAAAACGGCTGAAAAGTACGATGTACCGCTACATGACTCAAGAACTGGCGGAACAGCTCTTAGCGGGTGGTGATGCCAAAATGGGTGGCGATCGCAAAGAGGTTTCAGTACTCTTTTCTGATATTCGCAGCTATACGACGTTGACGGAATCCCTCGCTGCCGAAGATGTGGTCATGATGCTGAACGAGTATTTTGAAACGATGGTGGAGGCGGTCTTTAATTACAAAGGCACACTCGACAAGTATATTGGTGATGCAATTATGGCGGTCTTTGGCTCACCTCTGCCAATTCCCGATCATGCGTGGATGGCTGTGCAGACGGCGATCGATATGCGCCATCGTCTGCAAGAGTTTAATATCAAGCGTATCGAGAAGCTAAAGCCTCAGACCCAGAAAGAAATCGATATGGCAACGATCAAAATCGGGATTGGCATTAACTCCGATACGGTGATCAGTGGCAATATTGGCTCAACACGGCGTATGGAATTTACAGCGATCGGTGATGGGGTCAATCTTGGCTCAAGGCTGGAGGGAGCTAGTAAACAATATGGTACTGATGCCATTATTAGCGAGACTACCTACAAACTTTGTGGCGATCGCATCTGGGTACGCGAACTGGATCGCATCCAAGTTAAGGGAAAAAATCAGCCCGTCAGTGTTTATGAATTAATCGGTTTAAAGTCCGATCCTCTAAGTGAAATTCAAACGCGGATTATTGAGCATTATCATGCAGGGCGTGAGCATTACCTCGCTCGCAAGTTTAGTAAAGCGGTGGCTGAATTTGCCGAGGTGCTAGAGCTGGACAAGAGTAATAAGGCTGCAAATATTCATATTACCCGTTGTCAACACTTCTTGCTTAATGCTCCTGAGGATGACTGGGATGGCGTATGGAGACTAACAGAGAAATAA
- the psb30 gene encoding photosystem II reaction center protein Ycf12/Psb30, with the protein MDFVTSALSSINFQLIFQLTSLALIVISGPVIIFLLSANSGDL; encoded by the coding sequence ATGGACTTTGTAACTTCTGCCTTGTCGAGCATCAACTTTCAGCTAATTTTTCAATTGACCAGCTTAGCTTTGATTGTTATCTCTGGCCCCGTCATCATCTTCTTACTATCCGCTAACAGTGGCGACCTATAA
- a CDS encoding shikimate kinase: MLNGTNIFLIGMMGAGKSTIGKLLAHKANYNFVDTDPLIEQCAGKSITEIFADDGEDTFRDLEQQVLSQLSAYTRLVVATGGGIVLRSLNWSHLHDGIVVWIDVPVEILYDRLKNESEHRPLLQTEDPLQRLSDIYEQRRDRYAQADISIMVNADETPEDISDRLLDMILNRLEPNRLKHDH, encoded by the coding sequence ATGCTCAACGGAACGAATATTTTTTTGATTGGAATGATGGGGGCTGGCAAAAGCACCATCGGCAAGCTTTTAGCGCACAAAGCAAATTACAACTTTGTCGATACGGATCCATTGATCGAGCAATGTGCAGGCAAATCAATTACTGAAATTTTTGCCGATGATGGCGAAGATACTTTTCGTGATCTCGAACAGCAGGTACTTTCACAATTATCGGCCTATACCCGTTTAGTTGTCGCGACAGGTGGTGGCATTGTCCTGCGATCGCTGAATTGGTCACATTTGCACGATGGCATCGTCGTTTGGATCGATGTCCCCGTCGAAATTTTGTATGATCGCCTTAAAAACGAATCTGAGCATCGTCCCCTCTTGCAAACTGAAGATCCTTTGCAACGCTTGAGCGATATCTATGAACAAAGGCGCGATCGCTATGCCCAAGCAGACATCTCAATCATGGTCAATGCCGATGAAACGCCCGAAGATATTAGCGATCGCCTTCTCGATATGATCCTGAACCGACTTGAGCCTAATCGCCTTAAACATGACCATTAG
- a CDS encoding YcjF family protein — MLNSRMVLSRKSWFIGLGVVSVAAIANALFSLEHDWHLLTISTLMVGGTLLFANVRQSFAAVVDQPQVIDRNFLFKELQQVQKAIAKIADANKRADLNEQAQQITSNLQKNNFRIVIFGTGSAGKTSVINALLGRKAGTTGAAIGTTITREEYSYQGIDFSPVGITPIHTEKIKRQVSLLDTSGIQEMGEMGQARELEALKLAQNADLMVFVTSGDLTNTEYCELDRLAGLGKRVILAFNKTDLYLPSDREQVLTKLKERTQQFLTAPDIVAIAAKPSPIKVRQYANAEASVSHNASQEWWEDVPPDVSALKERIETILSNEWEELLIHNTHLQIQNLLHEINGTINQERRQDATTIINRYQVLAATTVFANPIPAIDLLAGAAINTQMLIDLAKIYDRPLNFKQAQQLTMTIAQQLLQLGCIEIATSAIASCFKVNAITYAIGGSMQAVTAAYLTHIGGMSFVEYLEQQPQAAISDNPEITNKLQQICDRTFKALQSDRFFIDFVTNISRRIAIT; from the coding sequence ATGCTGAACTCGCGCATGGTCTTGTCTCGCAAAAGTTGGTTTATCGGTTTAGGAGTTGTCAGTGTTGCCGCGATCGCTAATGCGCTGTTTTCACTGGAACATGATTGGCACTTGCTCACTATTAGCACCCTGATGGTTGGTGGCACACTTTTGTTCGCAAATGTGCGCCAGAGTTTTGCGGCAGTGGTTGATCAGCCCCAAGTCATTGATCGCAATTTTTTGTTTAAAGAATTGCAACAGGTGCAGAAGGCGATCGCTAAAATTGCTGATGCTAATAAACGGGCAGACTTAAACGAGCAAGCTCAACAAATTACCAGCAATTTACAAAAAAATAATTTTCGGATCGTTATTTTTGGTACTGGCTCCGCAGGTAAGACCTCAGTAATTAATGCTCTATTGGGGCGCAAGGCAGGCACGACGGGAGCAGCGATCGGCACAACGATTACTCGCGAAGAATATAGCTATCAAGGTATTGATTTCTCGCCTGTCGGGATCACCCCGATTCATACTGAAAAGATCAAGCGTCAAGTTTCTCTGTTAGATACATCAGGGATACAGGAAATGGGCGAAATGGGGCAAGCGCGTGAGTTAGAAGCCCTAAAACTTGCTCAAAATGCAGACCTTATGGTGTTTGTGACTTCAGGGGATTTGACTAATACTGAATATTGTGAACTCGATCGCCTTGCAGGTTTGGGTAAGCGCGTCATTCTTGCCTTTAATAAAACGGATTTATATTTACCAAGCGATCGCGAACAGGTTTTAACGAAACTCAAGGAACGCACTCAGCAATTTTTAACAGCACCTGATATTGTGGCGATCGCCGCCAAGCCAAGTCCCATCAAAGTGCGTCAATATGCCAATGCCGAAGCTTCGGTCAGTCATAACGCTAGCCAAGAATGGTGGGAAGATGTGCCACCCGATGTGTCAGCTTTGAAAGAACGTATTGAAACAATTTTGTCTAACGAGTGGGAAGAGCTACTAATTCATAACACCCATCTCCAAATCCAAAACCTGCTACATGAAATCAATGGCACAATTAACCAAGAACGCCGCCAAGATGCCACCACAATCATCAATCGCTACCAAGTACTTGCTGCTACTACGGTTTTTGCAAATCCAATTCCTGCAATTGATTTACTCGCAGGAGCTGCCATTAATACCCAAATGTTGATCGATCTCGCCAAAATTTATGATCGTCCCTTAAATTTCAAACAGGCTCAGCAACTTACAATGACGATTGCTCAGCAATTATTACAACTTGGCTGCATCGAGATTGCCACTTCCGCGATCGCTTCTTGCTTTAAGGTAAATGCGATCACCTACGCGATCGGTGGTTCGATGCAGGCAGTTACAGCCGCCTATCTGACCCATATTGGCGGGATGAGTTTTGTGGAATATCTAGAGCAGCAACCTCAAGCCGCTATCAGTGATAATCCTGAAATCACCAACAAACTGCAACAAATATGTGACAGGACATTTAAAGCATTACAAAGCGATCGCTTCTTCATTGATTTTGTCACCAATATTTCCAGACGTATCGCCATCACATAA
- a CDS encoding tetratricopeptide repeat protein has translation MAKSNQKIVVFIVVFLLVGGLAAVTYFLLQPKTDNPALTPTSEIAPTPKSDKDIKAQALANSGSEKAAKKDYKGAIVDWSDAIRLNPEYFLYAYNREAAKKDDHKQAISSQLDDAKAYSDRGLVKYTLKDYQGAITDWNEAIRLKPDFALAYYNRGVAKYTLGDPKGAIADYNEALKIDRNWGIRSAAAAYYNRGLAKSNLKDKQGEKSDLKKAAELFKQQGDLEQYNIVLKEIGKP, from the coding sequence ATGGCAAAAAGTAATCAAAAAATCGTAGTTTTCATAGTTGTCTTTTTGCTCGTTGGTGGATTGGCAGCAGTAACCTATTTTCTACTCCAACCCAAGACAGACAATCCTGCTTTAACGCCAACAAGTGAGATTGCACCAACACCTAAATCCGACAAAGATATCAAAGCCCAAGCCCTAGCCAACAGTGGTAGCGAAAAAGCTGCGAAGAAAGATTACAAAGGGGCGATCGTGGACTGGAGTGACGCAATCAGGCTCAATCCTGAATATTTTCTTTATGCTTACAATCGCGAAGCTGCTAAGAAGGATGATCACAAGCAAGCGATCAGCTCTCAACTCGATGATGCTAAAGCCTATAGCGATCGCGGTCTCGTAAAGTACACCTTAAAAGATTATCAGGGCGCGATCACAGACTGGAATGAAGCGATTCGCCTTAAGCCCGACTTTGCTCTTGCCTACTACAATCGTGGGGTTGCGAAATATACCTTAGGTGATCCGAAGGGAGCGATCGCTGATTATAACGAAGCGCTGAAGATTGATCGCAATTGGGGAATTAGAAGTGCTGCCGCCGCCTACTACAATCGTGGTTTAGCCAAATCTAATTTAAAAGACAAACAGGGAGAAAAATCAGACTTAAAGAAAGCTGCTGAACTCTTTAAGCAGCAAGGTGATTTAGAACAATATAATATTGTCCTTAAGGAGATCGGTAAGCCTTAA